One region of Primulina tabacum isolate GXHZ01 chromosome 1, ASM2559414v2, whole genome shotgun sequence genomic DNA includes:
- the LOC142533919 gene encoding GATA transcription factor 7-like yields the protein MECELGALKSGFGPEAAAAAKATPFGDDVWGVNGVTGDDFFVDELLDFSNGSFSEGEPEDKEQDQKGTTSVSEEKVTAPEKLVLSGNGDFGPLPCTEPSVAAEGLESLEWLSQFIEDSFSDYSIAGEWPHGSAEHLSMPAADAQKASCFTTPVQTKARTKRARTGVRVWPVLSPSLTESSTSSSSSTHSTTSFPPPKHSLGKLLSKKPGKKQAQPYGAGGVVSQPRRCSHCGVTKTPQWRAGPLGSKTLCNACGVRFKSGRLLPEYRPACSPTFSLELHSNNHRKVLEMRRKKESEMEAAGLPSPVRSF from the exons ATGGAGTGCGAGCTGGGGGCCTTGAAGAGCGGGTTTGGGCCCGAGGCTGCGGCGGCGGCGAAAGCGACGCCTTTTGGGGATGATGTCTGGGGTGTCAACGGCGTTACAGGGGACGACTTCTTCGTTGACGAGCTTCTGGACTTTTCAAATGGGTCGTTCTCAGAGGGAGAACCGGAGGATAAGGAACAGGACCAGAAGGGAACGACGTCTGTCTCTGAAGAAAAAGTTACTGCACCTGAGAAGCTTGTTCTCTCCGGAAATGGCGATTTTGGGCCTCTTCCCTGCACTGAGCCGAGTGTTGCG GCGGAAGGTTTGGAGAGTTTGGAATGGTTATCCCAATTCATCGAGGACTCGTTTTCCGATTACTCCATCGCCGGAGAATGGCCTCACGGTTCGGCTGAGCATCTATCTATGCCGGCGGCGGACGCCCAGAAGGCCAGCTGTTTCACGACACCGGTTCAGACAAAAGCCCGGACGAAGAGGGCCCGGACTGGAGTGCGCGTTTGGCCCGTCTTGTCCCCTTCACTGACAGAATCCTCCACCTCATCCTCATCCTCAACACACTCCACGACGTCGTTTCCACCCCCGAAGCATTCGTTGGGAAAGCTGCTCTCCAAGAAACCTGGGAAAAAACAGGCGCAGCCCTACGGCGCAGGCGGCGTGGTCTCTCAGCCGAGGAGGTGTAGCCACTGTGGGGTGACAAAGACCCCACAGTGGCGGGCCGGCCCGCTGGGTTCGAAGACTCTGTGCAACGCATGTGGGGTGAGGTTCAAGTCGGGCCGGCTTCTGCCCGAGTACCGACCCGCTTGCAGCCCGACATTCTCCCTGGAGCTGCACTCGAACAACCACCGGAAAGTTTTGGAGATGCGTCGGAAGAAGGAATCGGAGATGGAGGCTGCCGGTCTACCATCGCCGGTTCGAAGTTTTTGA